In a single window of the Catenulispora sp. EB89 genome:
- a CDS encoding nuclear transport factor 2 family protein, with product MNAHARTKAAIEEHWQASENGDIEVEHAIYTDDAVLDYPQSGERFRGRATIAAQRGGHPADRHFRVLRITGRDDLWVSECVITYDGAPSYSVSIMQFAEERVVHETQYFGDAFGAPPSRLALAEPMPGRQINGA from the coding sequence ATGAACGCCCACGCTCGGACCAAGGCAGCGATCGAAGAACACTGGCAAGCCTCTGAAAACGGGGACATCGAAGTCGAACACGCCATCTACACGGACGACGCGGTCCTCGACTACCCGCAGTCCGGCGAACGCTTCCGCGGCCGCGCGACCATCGCCGCCCAGCGCGGCGGACACCCCGCCGACCGGCATTTCAGGGTCCTGCGGATCACCGGCCGCGACGATCTGTGGGTGAGCGAGTGCGTGATCACCTACGACGGCGCGCCGAGCTACTCGGTCAGCATCATGCAGTTCGCCGAGGAGCGCGTGGTCCACGAGACGCAGTACTTCGGCGACGCCTTCGGGGCGCCGCCGTCACGGCTGGCGCTCGCCGAGCCGATGCCGGGGCGGCAGATCAACGGGGCCTGA
- a CDS encoding SpoIIE family protein phosphatase: MGVATALLEADGRIVHWSAAAEAMLGYSAEQAEGSFALDLLGSEQRRADILTIYGQILQGEDWAGVFPVRRGDGRVVDLEIHTYLIDSGTRPPLVLATAVDVGAVRGVEADLAVLDSFFSQSPVGMAVYDTDTRFVQVNAALAAAHGISVAEHLGRRVRDVLPGDEGLRIEAQIRQVLGTGRPISDARWAGRADGDVEHGEAAHHHTWSAWYSPLQDPSGRVFGVSSTVIDVTERHEAEEEAARARRGLALLAEASAAIGATLDVRQAAAELVKAMVPEIADVCGVHVLEQRSRHGRGHGSGHGGGNGNGTGSANGSGAAASGPAPAYSSGYAEAQADPESFVVRRVAFDAVSGDFPYDDVPIGQLQRLESGSPYAEALRLHETVIVDPAEMPSIIANPTGRVSDFYARRAQTVRVAPLVARGAVLGFVSYARRKEREPFDDQDITLGEELIARAATAFDNALLFQRERETALARQETLRQANAAQGRLALLNDASVRIGTTLDLQRTAEELIEVVLPRFADFATVDLLASVMRGDEPASPVPGEPVVLQAVAVAESFPSGLTSLADAVGKTSTRDATKGYARSLRSGRPMVIPIVDEESLAAIASSPERVAGGLAAGIHSYLMVPLLARGVVLGGAEFIRMQDREPFGRADVALAEELAARAALCMDNARLYRRERATALTLQRSLLPQNVTHTIGMEIAHRYLPSSRVSEVGGDWFDVVPLSSGRVALLVGDVMGHGIRAAATMGQLRTVARTLATLDMEPEQVLTRLDATAASSGDDQFATCVCAVYDPVERSGVMASAGHLPPVVVAPDGTTRLLEVEPGPPLGVGGVPFESMEFVLPENSVLALYTDGLVERRGRDLDEGIKLLRETLAPRGRPLEEACDAVLAALVPGGAEDDVALIMARTVSLADERVATLALSGDRRMAGQARVFTRERLRAWNLASLTDLAELLVSELVTNALTHTDRPRQLRLFCDRMLTIEVADSDPRAPALRKFTDYEESGRGIRLVDELSHRWGSRTTRHGKVVWFELELPAGWNGANGGNGGSGGNGANGGQPDE, encoded by the coding sequence GTGGGCGTCGCCACCGCCCTGTTGGAAGCCGACGGCCGAATAGTCCACTGGAGTGCCGCCGCCGAGGCGATGCTCGGCTACTCCGCCGAGCAGGCCGAGGGCAGCTTCGCCCTCGATCTGCTCGGCTCCGAGCAGCGGCGCGCCGACATCCTGACGATCTACGGCCAGATCCTGCAGGGCGAGGACTGGGCCGGCGTCTTCCCGGTGCGGCGCGGCGACGGCCGCGTGGTGGACCTGGAGATCCATACCTATCTGATCGACTCCGGGACCCGGCCGCCGCTGGTGCTGGCCACGGCCGTGGACGTGGGCGCGGTCCGCGGGGTCGAGGCCGATCTGGCCGTGCTGGACAGCTTCTTCAGCCAGTCGCCGGTCGGGATGGCGGTCTACGACACCGACACCCGCTTCGTGCAGGTCAACGCGGCGCTGGCGGCGGCGCACGGGATCTCGGTCGCCGAGCACCTCGGGCGCCGGGTCCGGGACGTGCTGCCGGGGGACGAGGGCTTACGGATCGAGGCGCAGATCCGGCAGGTGCTCGGCACCGGCCGCCCGATCTCCGACGCCCGCTGGGCCGGCCGCGCCGACGGCGACGTCGAGCACGGCGAGGCCGCGCACCACCACACCTGGTCGGCCTGGTACTCCCCGCTCCAGGACCCGTCCGGGCGGGTGTTCGGCGTCAGCTCGACCGTCATCGACGTCACGGAGCGTCACGAGGCCGAGGAGGAGGCCGCGCGGGCCCGGCGCGGGCTGGCCCTGCTGGCCGAGGCCAGCGCCGCCATCGGCGCCACGCTGGACGTCCGGCAGGCGGCCGCGGAGCTGGTCAAGGCGATGGTCCCGGAGATCGCCGACGTGTGCGGGGTCCACGTGCTGGAACAGCGGTCCCGGCACGGACGCGGGCACGGCTCGGGCCACGGCGGCGGGAACGGGAACGGCACCGGGAGCGCCAACGGGAGCGGGGCCGCCGCGAGCGGGCCCGCCCCCGCCTACAGCAGCGGTTACGCCGAGGCGCAGGCCGACCCGGAGTCGTTCGTGGTGCGCCGCGTCGCCTTCGACGCGGTCAGCGGTGATTTCCCCTACGACGACGTCCCGATCGGCCAGCTGCAGCGCCTGGAGTCGGGCTCCCCGTACGCCGAGGCCCTGCGGCTGCACGAGACCGTCATCGTCGACCCGGCCGAGATGCCGTCGATCATCGCCAACCCGACCGGCCGGGTGAGCGACTTCTACGCCCGCCGGGCCCAGACGGTGCGCGTCGCGCCGCTGGTGGCGCGCGGCGCGGTGCTGGGCTTCGTGTCCTACGCGCGCCGCAAGGAACGCGAACCGTTCGACGACCAGGACATCACCCTCGGCGAAGAGCTCATCGCCCGCGCGGCCACCGCCTTCGACAACGCCCTGCTGTTCCAGCGCGAACGCGAGACCGCGCTGGCCCGGCAGGAGACGCTGCGCCAGGCGAACGCCGCGCAGGGCCGGCTGGCGCTGCTCAACGACGCCAGCGTCCGCATCGGGACGACCCTCGACCTGCAACGCACAGCCGAAGAGCTCATCGAGGTGGTGCTGCCGCGCTTCGCGGACTTCGCGACCGTCGACCTGCTCGCCTCGGTGATGCGCGGCGACGAGCCGGCCTCGCCGGTGCCCGGCGAGCCGGTGGTCCTGCAGGCCGTCGCCGTCGCCGAGTCCTTCCCCTCCGGCCTGACCTCCCTCGCCGACGCGGTCGGCAAGACCTCCACCCGCGACGCCACCAAGGGCTACGCCCGAAGCCTGCGCAGCGGACGCCCCATGGTGATCCCGATCGTCGACGAGGAATCCCTCGCCGCGATCGCCTCCTCCCCGGAGCGCGTGGCCGGCGGCCTGGCGGCCGGCATCCACTCCTACCTGATGGTGCCGCTGCTGGCCCGCGGCGTGGTGCTCGGCGGCGCGGAGTTCATCCGCATGCAGGACCGCGAACCGTTCGGCCGCGCCGACGTCGCACTGGCCGAGGAACTGGCGGCGCGCGCGGCGCTGTGCATGGACAACGCGCGGCTGTACCGCCGGGAGCGTGCCACGGCACTGACGCTGCAACGCAGCCTGCTGCCGCAGAACGTCACGCACACGATCGGCATGGAGATCGCGCACCGCTACCTGCCGAGCAGCCGGGTCAGCGAGGTCGGCGGCGACTGGTTCGACGTCGTGCCGCTGTCCAGCGGCCGGGTGGCGCTGCTGGTCGGCGACGTGATGGGACACGGCATCCGGGCCGCGGCGACGATGGGGCAGCTGCGCACCGTCGCCCGCACCCTGGCCACCCTGGACATGGAGCCCGAGCAGGTGCTGACGCGCCTGGACGCCACGGCCGCGAGCAGCGGCGACGACCAGTTCGCCACCTGCGTCTGCGCGGTCTACGACCCGGTGGAGCGCTCCGGCGTGATGGCCTCGGCCGGCCACCTCCCCCCGGTGGTGGTGGCCCCGGACGGGACCACGAGGCTGCTCGAGGTCGAGCCGGGCCCGCCGCTGGGGGTCGGCGGCGTGCCGTTCGAGAGCATGGAGTTCGTCCTGCCCGAGAACAGCGTCCTGGCGCTCTACACCGACGGCCTGGTCGAACGCCGAGGCCGCGACCTGGACGAGGGCATCAAGCTCCTGCGAGAGACGCTGGCCCCGCGCGGCCGCCCGTTGGAAGAGGCCTGCGACGCCGTCCTGGCCGCCCTCGTCCCCGGCGGCGCCGAGGACGACGTGGCGCTGATCATGGCCCGCACGGTCTCCCTGGCCGACGAGCGCGTCGCCACATTGGCGCTGTCCGGCGACCGCCGCATGGCCGGCCAAGCCCGCGTCTTCACCCGCGAACGCCTGCGCGCCTGGAACCTGGCCTCACTCACGGACCTGGCCGAACTCCTGGTCAGCGAACTGGTGACGAACGCCCTGACGCACACCGACCGCCCGAGGCAGCTCCGCCTGTTCTGCGACCGCATGCTGACCATCGAGGTCGCCGACTCGGACCCGAGAGCCCCGGCCCTCCGGAAGTTCACGGACTACGAGGAGAGCGGCCGCGGCATCCGACTGGTCGACGAACTGTCGCACCGGTGGGGGAGCCGGACGACGCGGCACGGGAAGGTTGTGTGGTTCGAGCTGGAGCTGCCGGCCGGGTGGAACGGGGCGAATGGCGGCAACGGTGGTAGCGGTGGCAACGGTGCTAACGGTGGACAGCCCGACGAGTGA
- a CDS encoding muconolactone Delta-isomerase family protein yields the protein MEYIVTMTTQVPEGTTPEEVDAVRAREAANTRVLAEDGKVLRLWRPPLAPGEWRTLGLFAAQDPDDLEKTLATMPLRIWRTDEVTPLGPHGNDPGPGRVALDGTETEYFTTFTLAVPADASPEDVEDATAGEARRTAELAAQRRLIRLWSLPGEGRNLGLWQAADAESLDGYLRSLPMDKWLEVETLALTRHPSDPATA from the coding sequence ATGGAATACATAGTCACAATGACGACTCAGGTGCCGGAAGGCACGACGCCGGAGGAAGTGGACGCGGTTCGGGCGCGGGAGGCCGCGAACACGCGGGTCCTCGCGGAGGATGGCAAGGTACTGCGACTGTGGCGTCCGCCGCTGGCGCCCGGCGAATGGCGCACGCTCGGCCTGTTCGCGGCTCAGGACCCTGACGATCTGGAGAAGACCCTCGCCACGATGCCGCTGCGGATCTGGCGCACCGACGAGGTGACGCCGCTGGGGCCGCACGGAAACGACCCGGGGCCGGGGCGCGTGGCGCTCGACGGGACGGAGACGGAGTACTTCACGACGTTCACGCTCGCGGTGCCCGCCGACGCGAGTCCGGAGGACGTCGAGGACGCGACGGCCGGGGAAGCCCGGCGCACCGCGGAGCTCGCGGCCCAGCGGCGGCTGATCCGGTTGTGGTCGCTGCCGGGCGAGGGGCGCAACCTCGGGCTGTGGCAGGCTGCTGATGCGGAGAGCTTGGACGGATATCTGCGGTCGCTGCCGATGGACAAGTGGCTGGAGGTCGAGACGCTGGCGCTGACGCGGCATCCCAGCGATCCGGCGACGGCTTAG
- a CDS encoding GGDEF domain-containing protein — protein sequence MPDPTEQSPSSEPDEPRLAVARLNWANRQAEAVAEADRLLAGLSAPQDVLAVQLAKVSALLNMDRLRDCPPIIDAAWAIIQEHGARPADVGEFHALAAFFAYRKGSLERCVTDLVRGAQALEATTNDQRAVRPWISMAVTYSLVGFHRHAVATQRHAEDIARFGSTEDRRLTAHPEIRVRQAVFLDQRGETGSAKAVLGDLVDRLRAEDLIAMEVPYLGYAMARYAALGGSYEGDARLLLRLENAQFPESVELARLGEAAMQIAEGNSEKALELLGDARTSQTRLGRAEVPRLRALAHIAAGDHAAAHAADREVTYLLARASDQVYDLFVDGITARLDFDELRRNIGRYADEAQTDPLTGLPNRRHLERYVGELTGRGGGGVLGVADLDGFKEVNTVHGHLIGDEVLQQVAAVLSRTLRGDDFLARYGGDEFVIVLPGTALAESQEVVTRLTAAVAAHDWSGLAPGTPVSVTMGVTALAGRGLAEAFREADLLMLEAKNQPA from the coding sequence GTGCCGGATCCGACCGAGCAGTCCCCGTCGTCCGAGCCGGACGAGCCGCGGCTGGCGGTGGCCCGGCTGAACTGGGCGAACCGGCAGGCCGAGGCGGTGGCGGAGGCCGACCGGCTGCTGGCCGGGCTGTCCGCGCCGCAGGACGTGCTGGCCGTGCAGCTGGCGAAGGTGTCGGCGCTGCTGAACATGGACCGGCTCCGGGACTGCCCGCCGATCATCGACGCGGCCTGGGCGATCATCCAGGAGCACGGCGCCCGGCCGGCCGACGTCGGGGAGTTCCACGCGCTCGCGGCCTTCTTCGCCTACCGCAAGGGCTCGCTGGAGCGGTGCGTCACGGACCTCGTGCGCGGGGCGCAGGCGCTGGAGGCGACGACGAACGACCAGCGCGCGGTCCGGCCCTGGATCTCGATGGCCGTCACCTACTCGCTGGTCGGCTTCCACCGGCACGCGGTCGCCACGCAGCGGCACGCCGAGGACATCGCGCGCTTCGGCAGCACCGAGGACCGGCGGCTGACGGCGCACCCGGAGATCCGTGTCCGGCAGGCGGTGTTCCTGGACCAGCGCGGCGAGACCGGCTCGGCCAAGGCGGTCCTCGGCGACCTCGTCGACCGGCTGCGGGCCGAGGACCTGATCGCGATGGAGGTCCCGTATCTCGGCTACGCGATGGCGCGCTACGCGGCGCTCGGCGGGTCCTACGAAGGAGACGCGAGACTGTTGCTGCGCCTGGAGAACGCGCAGTTCCCGGAGAGCGTCGAGCTGGCCCGGCTCGGCGAGGCCGCGATGCAGATCGCGGAAGGGAACTCGGAGAAGGCGCTGGAGCTGCTCGGCGACGCCCGGACTTCGCAGACCCGCCTCGGCCGCGCCGAAGTGCCCCGGCTCAGGGCCCTGGCCCACATCGCCGCCGGCGACCACGCGGCGGCCCACGCCGCCGACCGGGAGGTGACGTACCTGTTGGCGCGCGCCAGCGACCAGGTCTACGACCTCTTCGTCGACGGCATCACGGCCCGGCTGGACTTCGACGAGCTGCGCCGCAACATCGGACGCTACGCCGACGAGGCCCAGACCGATCCGTTGACCGGGCTGCCGAACCGGCGGCATCTGGAGCGCTACGTCGGGGAGCTGACCGGACGCGGCGGGGGCGGGGTGCTGGGGGTCGCGGACCTGGACGGGTTCAAGGAGGTGAACACGGTCCACGGGCACCTCATCGGGGACGAGGTGCTGCAACAGGTGGCCGCGGTGCTGTCCCGGACGCTGCGCGGCGACGACTTCCTGGCCCGCTACGGCGGCGACGAGTTCGTGATCGTGCTGCCTGGCACGGCGCTGGCCGAATCGCAGGAAGTCGTCACGCGGCTCACCGCGGCGGTCGCCGCGCACGACTGGAGCGGATTGGCTCCGGGCACACCGGTGTCGGTGACGATGGGGGTCACGGCGCTCGCGGGGCGGGGGCTCGCGGAAGCGTTTCGGGAAGCGGACTTGTTGATGCTGGAAGCGAAGAACCAGCCGGCGTGA